Part of the Sorghum bicolor cultivar BTx623 chromosome 1, Sorghum_bicolor_NCBIv3, whole genome shotgun sequence genome, TACAAGTTTTCAGTTCATCTGCTGATTATAGTCAAACTGTCTACCTTTATGTGATCATCAGTGTGTTGGGCATGTGGAGCACATGAAATTTCACAGATCAACAATAGTTGGCtcatatttattttaaaaacattTTTTCAGGACTTTGTCCAACTAATATCAATGTGCTGGTTGGAAGATCTAAGATACAAGGTATGCCGACATGAAAGAGAGTTACAAGCCAGCATATGAATCATATGTTTTGTAATGGTGTCAAgtatggaggcacaaaaatcatATGATAAGCTTAGGTACAGGTGAAAGAAATACATACGCTTCATTTATAATCAATTACGTTCACGTTTCAGATAATGCAGAAGAGTTCAGTGAAGAATGAGGAAGAGTCAGTAGGTACTCGTTACAAGCACAACCAATGGGGAAAGAAATCCAAAAGAGAAGCCAAGTTGTTGGAACATCTGCACCCAACTAGGAATAACTAATCCCATTTTCCTATAACTAGAAATAAAGGGGATAGAAGGCAAACATCAAGCTTCAGCAGATTCTCCTTTCGATCTCTTTTCTCTAAATTTAGTTCTCAATTGAGAAACCTGCCCCCTCAATCCCACAAAAAAAGGGGAATGATCAAAGATTTTTCTCGACCCCCTTTCATTCTTCACCTCTCATTGACTTCTAGGGCCCATTCCACCACACCACACCTTGCACCGCCTAAGCCATGAGGGTCACCGCATACCCCTAGACGAGCCCCGCCCCCCGCTGCTCCGTGTACTCCCACCATGCCACTGTGTAGATGGGGAGAAACGATATAAGAAATAAAGAGGAAGAGAATTTATATGGCACTGGCATGCATGTGGGGAACAGGGTTTTACTATTACAGAAATTATTTTTGCTACCACCACTTTCACTGGATTTTTGAAACCATAGATGATGATATTTGCCGACGATTCATAATATGAACATTGGTGGAAATTAGCTCAATTTTCGCCAGCAATTTGTAATACGAACAGATAGAAAAAAACGTTCCCAGTGGGTTTAAAAAAATGGTGGCAAAAATGGTGTTGGAGAAAATATGTGACAAAGTAAAACATAATTCTGGAATAAGAAATGCATGGCTTAAGGCTCATGACCCGGATTTAGCCAAACTTATGTGCATAATGCAGCCCACCTAAGAACCCTAAAGCGCAAGTGACCCGAGGCATTGATCTAAGACGAACGGATAGGATTGACCAGAAGGAAATTAACTAATATATAAGCCGATCGAGACCCTAGTTACAacactcactccctcaccctctgGGCATCTCCCATCAAGTAGTGGCATGGGCGTGGCACCTCGGCACCCGATGGCATGGGCGCAGCTGTCCCGACCACCAAGCAGCACGAATTCCCGAGCACTAAGGATGATGGCGATGGCATTGGCGGCTTCAAGGATGTAGTGCACTAGATCTCTCTTGTCTCCTTGACCAAAGCTtgcaaaaaaatataaaataattaaatcaTTTGTTTTGTTTAGTGAAAATTGTTCACATCCCAAAATAGCAATACCTTGTTGTCCATACCCATGCTCTTAAAGTGTTGATTATTGTTTATATCCTAGACCGTAATtcctgcttagtttgcttatcCCGGTAGAAGTTGTGCATATGATGGGGTTCTCATTAATTGTTTGTGTGAGGTTAGGAGTTGACTGCTTTAGCTAATGAACAAACATGACAGTAAAGATCTAAAATATGACCAAAATGGTGAATGTGATCAAGGCTCGGAGAGGGATAGTGTCAATGTTTTACCACCAATAGCCTGCCACGGGGTACCCGAGACAGTTGTTCGAACTTTGACATTTGCTGGAACTCGAAGGTGAATACAAGAGACAatcgatttatcctggttcggaccCTCGAGTTCAATCTCGAGAAAGTCTTTACGTCCAGTCGGCGTTAGCCTGTGCGTTGTATTGAGTGTATTGCATTGTTCGTTTGTTACCTCTTCTCTGGAAAGAGGTGAGGTTTGATTGGGTCTATCGATCTACGGAGCACTGCCctcctttatatagtccaggggACAAgattcctagtcggttacaagttATGAGTCCTAATAAGATTACAAGATAGCAATGCTACTAGGATTACATATGGGGAATCCTAGTCAAAATAGATCTTCTCCCTTCCTTACGGGGTATCCCGGGTACTATGTACCGATATGCCCCCGAGCACTCTATGGTTGATCTTAGAAGCCTCTTCTTGTTCCTTCGGGTCTTCGCGGATAGAAACAATCTTTGTCTGAGTGCTTTGAGAAAAACCATGTAGCGCTTTCTGAGATCTTTGAGTGTGCACTTCTTTGGAGAAACTcactttttctctttcttcttaaaAACATTGTCACATCATCAAAAGTTCTTATGTGGAAGTTTAATaataaatacaaaaaaaaaactctgatgaaactcctactAAGATTAGACTAATAGATCTATCTCATTTCATTCTTGTCTGATCATTAAATGACCACTTGATAATTTTgccagaaataaataaataaagataactACACTTAATACAAATAGTAATGAATTACAATATGACTTAAGCATAGGACCAAACtctggatatatatatatattctactgTCTTGCGGTATAGATTGATATTATTATAGTTATAATCGCACTTAGGGACAAATTAAGTAGCAGCAGAGACATAGTTCGCATCATAGATCACCTTATTAATTTGATACAAAATTATTGTGAGGTTTAGCCTTGAGCCATAACATGGACTTCTTTCTTAACGTTATACCAAAGACCTCTGTCATATCAAGTTCTTCCAACCTAACGCCATCAGGTAGATCCCAGTCAAAATGGTAGAGAAGGCTAGCAAGCGACAACTCCATGTTGGCCAGTCCGAGCGTGATGCCAGGGCATATTCTCCTGCCTGCTCCAAAAGGCGTGAACTCGAAGTCAGTACCCCTAAAATCGACACTGCTACTTCCAAATCGTTCTGGCCGAAACACCTCGCCATCACCCCAAAACTTGTTGTCTCTTGATATTGCCCAAACATTCACAAACACCCTAGTTCCTTTTGGCACGTCATAACCCATAACCTGACATGTCTCGCGGCATTCTCTAGGGATCAAGAGTGGTACGGGAGCATGTAGCCGCATAGTCTCCTTGATCACTAGCGGTAGATATCTTAACTTGACCAAATCATCTTTAGTTATCTTGTGTTGCCCTTTGAAGGCCTCCCTCACCTCTGACTGGGCCTTATGCATGACCTGAGGATTCTTAACAAGCTCCGACATTGCCCATACTAGTACAGTCGATGACGTCTCACTCCCAGCAGAGAAAATATCCTGCAACACAAGATCAAATTAATTATAAACAAATTATAAGCTAGATTAAAAAGCATATATTTGTATGCTTTGGAAATTGGAAGAGAGTCGAGTcgtgttgtgtttatgttggatATAATAATAGGCGGGATCTTACGAAAATGATGGTGCTAACTATCTCGGTGGTGAGTGCAAACCGCAGGCCACCACCCGCCTGCAGCCTCAAGAGGACACCGAGAAGGTCGTCGTCTTCCTCTCGCTCTGCCGTTGCCTGCATGACTACTGCGCGCTCCTGGATGATCCTCTCGATGATACGGTACAGGTTCCTCTGGCACCTCGCCATGTCCCTGGCGGCCGTGCTGAACCGGCGTACCAGCCGCGAGGATGGGTACAGGTCCGCCATGTTAAACCCGCCGTTCAGCCGCACTACTTGATCCAACTCGCGCAAGTATTCGTCCTGGTACTTGCACCGGTCGCCGATGACCGTGCGCGCGACGACGTCGTTGATCATGCGGCATATCCCTTGGCTGAGGTTGACGGGCTGgtggtggccgccgccgccgccgccgcactcgTCGGAGATGGAGCggaggaggcgcgccacctcgtgTTCCCGGACGGGACGGAAGGACAGCACCCGTTGCTGGCTGAAGAGCTCGAGCACGCACACCTTGCGGAGCTCGCGCCAGCGCTCGTTGTAGCGGGAGGAGATGATGTTGTTGCCGCCGCAGGTGATGATGTCGAAGGTGGCGCTCAGGTAGCGGTCGCAGAAGGCGAGGTCGTGGGTCCTCATCACCTCCCCGGCAGCCTCGGCGGAGGAGACCACCAGCGTGGGCACGGCGCCGAAGCGGAGCAGCATGAGGGGCCCGTAGGTGCCGGACATCTCGCGCAGCGCCCGGTGAGGCAGGTCGCGAAAGCGCGACAGGAGGAGATGGTGCAGGCTGCCGATGAGCGGCAGCTGCCATGGCCCCGGTGGGAGGCGAAGCGCTGATGGATTTGTGAGTGGTGAGGATGTGCCGGAGCTCCTGATGGTGAGCTTGACAAGGAGCGCAAGCAAGAGGAAGGCTACAAAGGGGACGATCCAGATGTCCATTTCGGCCACGGATGCAAGGTAAGCGATCTCGCTCGAGCCTCGAGGAGctactattatatatatataaaccgtATTGGAGCATAGAGACCTAGAGAGAGAGTATTATATATAGCATTCTGAAAAATAATATCAATGTGAAACTGAATAGCACTTTTCCATTCGGTGTGTTTGTTATTCCCAGTTTCCCACACTACAGGTAATCGTGTTTTTAGACATCTGATTATTTTCTTTAACAATAATTGTCACCATCTTTGGTGCATCCACttacgaagtcatcgaaagaaGTAGCACGGATGAACATAATCTGATTATGACATAAACCTATTTGGTGATCATGTGCGAGATGTTACATCATGCACATTTACGGGTTAATGCATGTTTGGATACCATGTGATTCAATAGCACGCATGCCGATGGAATGATGCTAAAGTCTAGAACCATATGATTCAGCATGCCCAAGCAGATGGAAtcgatatactccctccgtccctgaaagctgcaatttttaaagttgtcttaagtcaattttttaaaactttgaccaaatttatagaaaaaaacactaagatttatagtaccaaattaatatcattagatttattattgaatatattttcataagatactcatttgatgttatacatattgatgttcttttctataaagttggtcaaagttaaacaagtttgactggcacggattctaggaattgaagctttcagggacggagggagtagaaaattaacAAAACTAATAATGTGAGACCCTATTTGGATCCATTAGTGTTAACTGTCAGTGCTGTAGGTAGCCGAGAGAAGCAAGCTAATAGATTTTTATTAGTACTGGGGCTATCAACTAATCTACTACTGTATTAGTTGAGTCATGTTTGAATCCTCCATTTGACCATTTCAGCTAATAAATCTTGAGCTATTAGTTGAATTATTAGATAGGGTATTTGGATCACTGGTGCTAAATTTAGCTGCTAACAAAGAGGAAAGCAAGGAAGAAGCCCACTCCAGTGGTGGATGTGATGAGGTTAGTAGGAGTGCCTGATTGATCAACTGAGCAAGTCCAAAGATTATGAATTCCTGACACTGCCagagaagaagaggaagaaaaGACAGATTCCGGCATCTGAAACTGAAGAACTCAGAGCAGCTTGAAGTTGCCCATGTCCATGCAGCGAAGTCCTCAGAAATGATCCCTGTCCCTTTTCTGCAACACTTGGGAGTGCAGTTTTGTGATGTGCCTCCTATGTGCTCACTTCAGATCTTGTCCACGCAGAAGTTTCTAATGAAGTTTCATCTTATCTTTTGTGCTCTAAGCAGTGTTGGGTGTGATAATTTCTCTAGACTTTTGTGTATCAATCTTCCACCTTCAGTTGGACTTGGACGTATTTATCTTCAAAACTTCGTTCTGAAACCTCCTGTTCAAACTTGCTCTATGCCTTTTTATTTGGTGACTGTTATGCAGCCACTCTTGGCTTGCATATTTATCTCTTTTTTATATCTAGTTACACTAGAACTTGGAGTGTGTTATGTTGGAATATTCGTGGAATTAATTATGAAGCTAAATAGGTTgcctttaaaaaaaataaaattgaaGAAAGCTCATATTCTATAGTCTGCCTTCAAGATACTAAGCAAGAAAACTTTGATACTTCGTACATTAGAAAGTTTGCCCCACCACGTCTTGATAACTTTGATTTCTGCCCTTCGATGGGAGCTTCTGGACGCATTCTTGTCATGTGAAATTCTTCCCTGTTTACTAGAATTATCCTGGAGAAGCAGAACTTTGCAATTGTAATTCAATTTACTTCCACCCACAATC contains:
- the LOC8062813 gene encoding ent-isokaurene C2-hydroxylase; its protein translation is MDIWIVPFVAFLLLALLVKLTIRSSGTSSPLTNPSALRLPPGPWQLPLIGSLHHLLLSRFRDLPHRALREMSGTYGPLMLLRFGAVPTLVVSSAEAAGEVMRTHDLAFCDRYLSATFDIITCGGNNIISSRYNERWRELRKVCVLELFSQQRVLSFRPVREHEVARLLRSISDECGGGGGGHHQPVNLSQGICRMINDVVARTVIGDRCKYQDEYLRELDQVVRLNGGFNMADLYPSSRLVRRFSTAARDMARCQRNLYRIIERIIQERAVVMQATAEREEDDDLLGVLLRLQAGGGLRFALTTEIVSTIIFDIFSAGSETSSTVLVWAMSELVKNPQVMHKAQSEVREAFKGQHKITKDDLVKLRYLPLVIKETMRLHAPVPLLIPRECRETCQVMGYDVPKGTRVFVNVWAISRDNKFWGDGEVFRPERFGSSSVDFRGTDFEFTPFGAGRRICPGITLGLANMELSLASLLYHFDWDLPDGVRLEELDMTEVFGITLRKKSMLWLKAKPHNNFVSN